Part of the Zingiber officinale cultivar Zhangliang chromosome 8A, Zo_v1.1, whole genome shotgun sequence genome, CTACTGTGGTGTGGCTCTGCCAGTGAACTGTTTCTCCTCATGTCATCCTCCATCTGATGAGGGTTCAAGCTTCTACTAGTGTCTGATCCACTGGTCACTGTTGCACCTTGACCCTTGCTGCTAGCAgacttgaaagccacatgggcaTGCTCTGAAAATGATGTCTGTTTTTCTTGTCTGAGAGATTTTGGACACACGGGGCATGGAGGTTCATTAATTTGACTCTTCGGAGTGGTCTCTTCCAAACAATCAGCATGGAAAACATGGTGACAAGGGAGAATGCCAGTAACTGGCATATCAGTGCTTCTGACTATTCGGTTAGAACTCCATGGAGACTTTTGACGCAATAACCTCTTGCAAATCTCGCATCTCTGGTATCTTGTTGTGTTACTAGGGCATCTCTGGTTCTCAATATCAATGGCTTCTGTGATATCAACAGAATCTCCATCAAACCTGAAATCATAGCTGCTTGAGTAACTCCATCTGAGTCCTTCCCTCCTTGAACTCATGCTGAGATCTGGAGAAGCCTCCATCTTCCGAAGTTCAGTTAGAGCTCTACAGAACTTGAGTTCAGGACTCAATGTTCTCTTGGCCCACATAGGTGAAGCCCCACTATTCTCATGATGCATTCTCACACCACTAGTACTTGCTTCAGCCATTCTAGGGATATCAGAATCTGAGACAGGATTCTGGAACATAAGTGGATAAATAGGCTTTGACATGAATGATCGTCTGTTTGAAAGATGGCGGGGCTGCTTGCTAGTGGATGCCCATCTACTAGATTCTAATGGAGAAAATGGAGAACCAATACCATTTGCTACAGCAACGCATCCCTGCAACCCAAATGAAGAAAGGGGTtgcttatttaaaaaaatatagttaaaaCCAGCAACGAGCACAGTGATAGTAGTAATTTCAAAGAAATTAACACATTGAAAACATTAAGAATATTACCTCACTTCCCCTAGAGAAAAAGGAAGCTTCAGGCCTTGCACCTGACATCATAAAATGAATTGTTAACAATTAATCATCAGTAGGTCTAGTATTAAAACCTTCTTGAACAATCACAGAaactataaatatttagaaattgaAACAAACCCTTAATCTTAATACACTGATATTTTCTTGATTGTATATTCATCAATGAACTACCAAGTCTTAAAGAACTGCATGTGAAAGGTGAAAGGTGAAAGGTGAAAAATACTTGGCAATCAACTTTGGGTTCAGGACTAAAGCATACCGACTGTTCAAAAACAAGATTGGTAGTTCCCTTGGTAATAGTTCATTTATGTTTATTCGGCATGAATAAATCAGTAAATAGACAAGCTCTAACAATTTgtgcaaataaaagaaaaagctTGATCACATACATGTTGTGAATAAAGATTTTGAATGGTATATGATCATTGTTTATAAACAAAGCTCAAGAACTGCTCATAAATATGCTCATTTATGGCTCATTGAGAAAGTATTTACTCAATAGTAGTTTGTAGAGATATTAAAGTACAGTTGTACGTGAACTAAATATTCATGAACAAGATTGATACTCAAAACAATAGGAGCTTATCTATGTCCATTCAATATGaaaaagtaaatttaaaaaaaaacttgaaatgtgtaaaggttgacaagatataggaataaacttgaaaacttgtgaGCTCAACTACTTTCACCTTCATGAGCCAATCTAATTTTACAAGCCTACAAGTCTTTTTTATAATCGCTAtttctttagcttgtttgtttaaatATACGAAGAATACCATGAAGAAAATATATTATGTATTATATTTTATGAAACAATTTTTTTATCTACTTGTAGCTAATTTATAGGGACAAATCTGTATCTATTGGATCTTATAAAAGCATGAACTCGGTTCATCAATACTCCTTTTAATAGACAATCTTGAACACAAATTTGAGCTCATTTAATATTGGGCTGAGCTaaagcttgattttttttttttcgtaTATGAACAAGGTCAAGCTTTTGGATTGGTCTGGGGAATTTACATGGTCTGCACTCTCAAAATCAATAATTGTCTATATAGGTGTCCATGATGgttcaaattttaaatatatagaaAGTAGAATTATTGCTAAATTTTTGCTAGTGCAAGATCACCTATAATCCCTTCCCTTCTTGACTCTACCATGGCCATCCTTGTGTGTGCAATCCACATATCAACCTGTAACTTTGTTCAGTAATGATTTAatgtattattttattaaaagaaaaaaaaggttcTGTTAGTTCTTATCAAGGGTGATGACCTACAAGAAGTATTTCCTGACAATTACAGTTTTGTCCCTTCATAATTGGGAGTCATGGAACATTGCATTATTTTTttgtcaaagacaacgattacATGAGCAACGCAACTAAAATCCCCAATGTGAAACTAAACCCATAATACATAATTAGCAACCCAAATAGTCCAATAACTCTTTAACACTCTTCCTCAAGTTGGAATAGAAGTATCATCTTGTTACATAAATTAGAAAAGGTTCTCAAAAATAAAGTGAATTTGACAAAGACACTTGATGACAATGAGATGAAGATACGATATCAGTGCCATAAAGAAGTAGTTTGATGATACAAGCTGGATTACTCCTCAAGGGTTTGTGGTTGGACTATGGTTCATGACGAACTGCAAGAGAGAAATATAAGGATAAGTTAGTAACATACTTCATGTTATTTACTTCTTCCTTTACTCCCCATCAAACTGAGATCGTTAATGATTCTGAAATTTGTGAGGATGGATGCTAATTTGGGAGAGGTTGCAGAAAGAATTATGGTGCATCGTCTACTTTTCACACGAATTGTTATCAAGCGAAGGACCAGTAAAGATTGATATTTAC contains:
- the LOC122008586 gene encoding uncharacterized protein LOC122008586, which produces MDPSEPHWRTNSSYSPYLSRRWDCSSQSDELSNRVHEAPLTGSSVSLHSKSGRQTRNNDLIHHHSVSDGALSYSGSPSDYLQARRWIPCVHRYDLGEFSTPSGGARPEASFFSRGSEGCVAVANGIGSPFSPLESSRWASTSKQPRHLSNRRSFMSKPIYPLMFQNPVSDSDIPRMAEASTSGVRMHHENSGASPMWAKRTLSPELKFCRALTELRKMEASPDLSMSSRREGLRWSYSSSYDFRFDGDSVDITEAIDIENQRCPSNTTRYQRCEICKRLLRQKSPWSSNRIVRSTDMPVTGILPCHHVFHADCLEETTPKSQINEPPCPVCPKSLRQEKQTSFSEHAHVAFKSASSKGQGATVTSGSDTSRSLNPHQMEDDMRRNSSLAEPHHSSSSTKKHIKKRLSFKGKIGKDLLGAKMFWASN